A region of Roseofilum capinflatum BLCC-M114 DNA encodes the following proteins:
- a CDS encoding secondary thiamine-phosphate synthase enzyme YjbQ: protein MTHHQTQLQIKTTGKNFSPITSQVKQVVKESGIQTGLCTLFLRHTSASLVIQENADPDVLRDLANFFAKLVPEDGISYIHDAEGPDDMPAHIRSVLTKTSEQIPIHQGRLLLGTWQGIYLWEHRSRNHHRELVIHISGN, encoded by the coding sequence ATGACTCACCATCAAACTCAACTACAGATCAAAACCACAGGAAAAAACTTTTCCCCCATCACCTCTCAAGTTAAACAAGTGGTCAAAGAATCTGGCATTCAAACCGGGTTATGTACCCTGTTTTTAAGGCATACTTCCGCCAGTTTAGTCATTCAAGAAAATGCCGATCCCGATGTGTTGCGCGATCTAGCTAATTTTTTTGCTAAATTAGTGCCTGAAGATGGGATCAGCTATATTCATGATGCCGAAGGCCCCGATGATATGCCAGCCCATATCCGCAGTGTCTTAACCAAAACCTCAGAACAAATTCCCATTCATCAAGGGCGCTTACTGTTAGGCACTTGGCAAGGGATTTATCTATGGGAACATCGCAGTCGCAATCATCATCGGGAATTGGTGATTCATATTAGTGGAAATTAG